The following are encoded together in the Chiloscyllium plagiosum isolate BGI_BamShark_2017 chromosome 19, ASM401019v2, whole genome shotgun sequence genome:
- the LOC122559755 gene encoding tryptophan 5-hydroxylase 2-like isoform X3, with product MMMMIGNKYRAKRGMSLDSGLPRQQRVSDQVNKGWFNKHDEKKVSKGNGKNESTRTTILFAMKNEVGGLVKALQIFQDKHINLVHIESRKSKRRASEVEIFVDCSSTKEDFNELIQLLRVNTNVISLNPLANNWTEEEELDDIPWFPRKISELDKTSQRVLMYGSDLDADHPGFKDDVYRSRRKYFVDVAMNYKIGQPIPRVEYTEEEIKTWGTVFRELTKLYPTHACREYLKNFPLLTKHCGYREDNIPQLEDVSVFLKERSGFVVRPVAGYLSPRDFLAGLAFRVFHCTQYVRHSSDPFYTPEPDTCHELLGHVPLLAEPSFAEFSQELGLVSLAATDEDVHKLATGIFQISQTPVLYTLQPLHPKR from the exons atgatgatgatgattggaaATAAATACCGGGCAAAACGAGGAATGTCGCTGGACTCAGGTTTGCCGAGGCAGCAACGTGTAAGCGACCAG GTAAATAAAGGGTGGTTCAATAAACATGATGAGAAGAAAGTTAGCAAAGGAAATGGCAAGAATGAGAGTACCAGGACAACAATTCTGTTTGCCATGAAAAATGAAGTTGGTGGACTTGTGAAAGCCCTTCAAATCTTTCAG GACAAACACATCAACCTAGTTCATATAGAGTCCAGGAAATCAAAGAGGAGAGCTTCGGAGGTTGAGATATTTGTGGACTGCAGCAGCACGAAAGAAGATTTTAATGAACTGATTCAGCTATTAAGAGTCAACACAAACGttatttctctgaatccactggccaACAACTGGACAGAGGAAGAAG AATTGGATGACATCCCTTGGTTTCCAAGAAAGATTTCTGAACTAGATAAAACTTCCCAAAGAGTCCTGATGTATGGATCAGATCTTGATGCAGATCACCCA GGCTTTAAAGATGATGTGTACAGAAGTCGAAGAAAGTACTTTGTGGATGTTGCTATGAATTACAAAAT TGGCCAACCCATTCCCAGAGTGGAGTACACAGAGGAAGAAATTAAGACTTGGGGAACGGTGTTCCGAGAGCTCACAAAACTTTATCCAACTCACGCATGCCGAGAATATCTTAAAAACTTTCCTCTTCTGACAAAGCACTGTGGCTACAGAGAGGACAATATCCCCCAACTGGAAGACGTCTCAGTATTTTTGAAAG AACGATCAGGCTTTGTGGTCCGACCTGTAGCTGGTTATTTGTCCCCAAGGGATTTTTTAGCTGGCTTGGCTTTTCGGGTTTTCCATTGCACTCAGTATGTGCGTCACAGTTCGGATCCCTTTTACACACCAGAACC TGATACATGTCATGAGCTGCTTGGACATGTGCCTCTTCTGGCAGAACCAAGTTTTGCAGAGTTTTCGCAGGAGCTTGGTCTCGTCTCTCTCGCTGCGACAGATGAAGATGTTCACAAGTTAGCCACT
- the LOC122559755 gene encoding tryptophan 5-hydroxylase 2-like isoform X2: MMMMIGNKYRAKRGMSLDSGLPRQQRVSDQVNKGWFNKHDEKKVSKGNGKNESTRTTILFAMKNEVGGLVKALQIFQDKHINLVHIESRKSKRRASEVEIFVDCSSTKEDFNELIQLLRVNTNVISLNPLANNWTEEEELDDIPWFPRKISELDKTSQRVLMYGSDLDADHPGFKDDVYRSRRKYFVDVAMNYKIGQPIPRVEYTEEEIKTWGTVFRELTKLYPTHACREYLKNFPLLTKHCGYREDNIPQLEDVSVFLKERSGFVVRPVAGYLSPRDFLAGLAFRVFHCTQYVRHSSDPFYTPEPDTCHELLGHVPLLAEPSFAEFSQELGLVSLAATDEDVHKLATCYFFTVEFGLCKQDGQLRAYGAGLLSSIGELKHALSDKAIVKPFDPKTTCTQECLITTFQEAYFLSESFEEAKNKMSFVLGVKAIGVLIEVKVIYY; the protein is encoded by the exons atgatgatgatgattggaaATAAATACCGGGCAAAACGAGGAATGTCGCTGGACTCAGGTTTGCCGAGGCAGCAACGTGTAAGCGACCAG GTAAATAAAGGGTGGTTCAATAAACATGATGAGAAGAAAGTTAGCAAAGGAAATGGCAAGAATGAGAGTACCAGGACAACAATTCTGTTTGCCATGAAAAATGAAGTTGGTGGACTTGTGAAAGCCCTTCAAATCTTTCAG GACAAACACATCAACCTAGTTCATATAGAGTCCAGGAAATCAAAGAGGAGAGCTTCGGAGGTTGAGATATTTGTGGACTGCAGCAGCACGAAAGAAGATTTTAATGAACTGATTCAGCTATTAAGAGTCAACACAAACGttatttctctgaatccactggccaACAACTGGACAGAGGAAGAAG AATTGGATGACATCCCTTGGTTTCCAAGAAAGATTTCTGAACTAGATAAAACTTCCCAAAGAGTCCTGATGTATGGATCAGATCTTGATGCAGATCACCCA GGCTTTAAAGATGATGTGTACAGAAGTCGAAGAAAGTACTTTGTGGATGTTGCTATGAATTACAAAAT TGGCCAACCCATTCCCAGAGTGGAGTACACAGAGGAAGAAATTAAGACTTGGGGAACGGTGTTCCGAGAGCTCACAAAACTTTATCCAACTCACGCATGCCGAGAATATCTTAAAAACTTTCCTCTTCTGACAAAGCACTGTGGCTACAGAGAGGACAATATCCCCCAACTGGAAGACGTCTCAGTATTTTTGAAAG AACGATCAGGCTTTGTGGTCCGACCTGTAGCTGGTTATTTGTCCCCAAGGGATTTTTTAGCTGGCTTGGCTTTTCGGGTTTTCCATTGCACTCAGTATGTGCGTCACAGTTCGGATCCCTTTTACACACCAGAACC TGATACATGTCATGAGCTGCTTGGACATGTGCCTCTTCTGGCAGAACCAAGTTTTGCAGAGTTTTCGCAGGAGCTTGGTCTCGTCTCTCTCGCTGCGACAGATGAAGATGTTCACAAGTTAGCCACT TGCTACTTCTTCACAGTGGAGTTTGGGCTTTGTAAGCAAGATGGACAACTGCGCGCTTACGGTGCGGGACTTCTGTCTTCGATCGGAGAACTAAAG CATGCACTGTCAGACAAAGCAATTGTGAAACCCTTTGATCCAAAGACAACCTGCACACAGGAATGCCTCATCACCACCTTCCAGGAAGCTTATTTTTTGTCAGAAAGTTTTGAGGAGGCCAAAAACAAAATGAG